The Pseudofrankia inefficax genome window below encodes:
- a CDS encoding PadR family transcriptional regulator, with translation MLALLDRGPAHGYELKRAHDDLFGDVAPPINVGQIYVTLTRLERDGAVTHHVAEGSGGPDRKVYELTDTGRKSLRGWLEEPSDLPVGKSDVVQRLVAGLIYDAHAARDGEPAKAGPGSAARTLAAHRSRCLRALRALAEAAPVRDSPAEDDLIPQPADPAAPAAAHFSVAGIGDLLRDASVLHLEAELRWLDIVEARLAQYGRT, from the coding sequence ATGCTCGCCCTGTTGGACCGGGGACCGGCCCATGGCTACGAGCTCAAGCGCGCACACGACGACCTGTTCGGCGACGTCGCTCCGCCGATCAACGTCGGGCAGATCTACGTGACCCTCACCCGGCTGGAGCGGGACGGCGCCGTCACGCACCACGTCGCGGAGGGCAGCGGGGGCCCGGACCGCAAGGTCTACGAGCTGACCGACACCGGCCGCAAGTCGCTGCGCGGCTGGCTGGAGGAGCCCAGCGATCTTCCGGTCGGCAAGAGCGACGTCGTGCAGCGGCTGGTCGCCGGGCTGATCTACGACGCCCACGCCGCCCGCGACGGTGAGCCGGCGAAGGCCGGGCCGGGCAGCGCCGCCCGCACGCTCGCCGCGCACCGGTCCCGCTGCCTGCGGGCGCTGCGGGCCCTCGCCGAGGCGGCACCCGTCCGGGACTCGCCCGCCGAGGACGACCTGATTCCCCAGCCGGCCGACCCCGCGGCCCCGGCTGCCGCTCATTTCAGCGTCGCCGGCATTGGCGACCTGCTTCGCGACGCCTCCGTGCTGCACCTGGAGGCCGAGCTGCGCTGGCTCGACATCGTCGAGGCCCGCCTCGCCCAGTACGGGAGGACCTGA
- a CDS encoding GNAT family N-acetyltransferase, whose product MQTRLASDDDWPGIWPIWHAQVAAGELYTWHPDTQESDARELWMLPKPAVVLVMEDDAGDGRIVATAQITPALAGLGDHVAQLIFMAHPDRTAEGADRAMAEAAIEYATELGYRAMQSTAVVAGNTRMVAIWRVLAFRVIGTLPSAFRHPWNGDVDLYVMHRFLPYKTYRPRRD is encoded by the coding sequence GTGCAGACACGGCTGGCATCTGACGATGACTGGCCTGGAATCTGGCCTATCTGGCACGCACAGGTCGCGGCCGGGGAGCTGTACACCTGGCACCCGGACACCCAGGAGTCGGACGCCCGGGAACTGTGGATGCTGCCGAAGCCCGCCGTCGTCCTGGTGATGGAGGACGACGCGGGTGACGGGCGGATCGTCGCGACCGCGCAGATCACCCCGGCGCTCGCCGGGCTCGGTGACCACGTCGCGCAGCTGATCTTCATGGCCCACCCGGACCGGACCGCCGAAGGAGCCGACCGGGCGATGGCCGAGGCCGCGATCGAGTACGCGACAGAGCTCGGCTACCGGGCGATGCAGTCCACCGCGGTGGTCGCCGGCAACACCCGGATGGTCGCGATCTGGCGGGTGCTCGCCTTCCGGGTGATCGGCACGCTGCCGTCAGCCTTCCGCCACCCCTGGAACGGCGACGTCGACCTGTACGTCATGCACCGTTTCCTCCCGTACAAGACGTACCGGCCCCGCCGGGACTAG
- a CDS encoding ABC transporter ATP-binding protein: protein MTTTDPKTTIEPILVITALKRSFGRGERARPALCGVSLSVTPGEWVAVVGPSGCGKSTLLHLVGGLDTPDAGSIRIGGDEVTTLSAARRALLRRRRVGFVFQAYNLVPHLNAAANVELGLRVAGVGRRAAKARAAEVLDAVGLGDLLHALPATLSGGQQQRVAIARAIATRPDLVLADEPTGALDTAASRRVVELLREEHRRGQTLIMVTHDYAVAAAADRVIFLRDGQIIDERRPAGRRTSDASPTGPSGALDEADADETALHETADELADEDGGHGTRRAPGGSDLNDLLGLGSW from the coding sequence ATGACTACGACGGACCCGAAGACCACAATCGAACCGATTCTCGTCATCACCGCGCTGAAAAGGTCCTTTGGCCGCGGCGAGCGAGCCAGGCCGGCGCTGTGCGGGGTATCCCTGAGCGTCACGCCGGGCGAGTGGGTCGCCGTCGTCGGCCCGAGTGGCTGTGGCAAGTCGACGCTGCTGCACCTGGTCGGCGGCCTGGACACCCCGGACGCCGGCTCGATCCGGATCGGCGGCGACGAGGTGACCACCCTCTCGGCGGCCCGGCGGGCCCTGCTGCGCCGGCGCAGGGTCGGCTTCGTCTTCCAGGCCTACAACCTGGTGCCGCACCTGAACGCGGCCGCGAACGTCGAGCTCGGCCTGCGGGTGGCCGGCGTCGGCCGGCGGGCCGCGAAGGCCCGCGCCGCCGAGGTGCTCGACGCCGTCGGTCTGGGCGACCTCCTGCACGCGCTGCCCGCGACGCTGTCCGGCGGCCAGCAGCAGCGGGTGGCGATCGCCCGCGCGATCGCCACCAGACCCGACCTGGTGCTGGCCGACGAGCCCACCGGCGCGCTGGACACGGCCGCCTCCCGCCGCGTCGTCGAGCTGCTTCGTGAGGAGCACCGGCGTGGCCAGACCCTGATCATGGTGACCCACGACTACGCCGTCGCCGCCGCCGCCGACCGGGTCATCTTCCTGCGCGACGGCCAGATCATCGACGAGCGCCGGCCCGCCGGCCGCCGCACCAGCGACGCTTCTCCCACCGGCCCGAGCGGCGCGCTCGACGAGGCCGACGCCGACGAGACCGCGCTCCACGAGACGGCCGACGAGCTCGCCGACGAGGACGGCGGCCACGGGACGCGACGGGCGCCAGGCGGCAGCGACCTCAACGACCTGCTCGGGCTGGGGAGCTGGTGA